The Sphingobium sp. BYY-5 genome includes a window with the following:
- a CDS encoding TonB-dependent receptor has translation MATATSNNNNGRQNSFEQMSITGIESIELNNTLTARLDADAPGGAINLRSKYAFQLKKRQLRFQLGGVGTSDAGLSQIYLPDDRKHPRIYPSASFSYGDVFLDGRLGIAFSGSYNANYVQQDRIQTDWSYLADGRVIPYQVMWRPGPKKTSRTAANLSVDYKFSDELALSLRGTYSMYDVEYFNQYTYLTFGTTTRSYATPDSTSTHIVVNPNGQNTRLRTEYSHRYAGTPAMLFAPKLEYKNDDWEAVLRGSYSSSEFNFRDMSKGFFQRTDSWLTGIGFTLDRPSEESNAWTLAQTAGRSWSDPRNFNRDIDIGNNIRTAESDARNEMYGGNLDLKRKLTVGAVPVTLMTGLSARVNDWRTNEGSYNQFQYVGPNGDLSQRDPAAVIPWTNNYEFQIIGFDAGNMNAQNWRADSNYGMYDIYKAHPEYFVADTVGNLKRDLDNDKRVKEDIYAAYFEVQGRAGKASFDLGLRYEKTKTAAQIANIRPTSEVTAAGYSINTVEGLLYQYNGGTYGTRRGDYDDWFLSGGVKYDFTKRLVGQLAFSQSILRPDYGNLGGVVSVNDDTMIVNVPNPLLKPEHSTKYFASLQYYLEPSGIIGLSYYKLDMKDMQVTGIEVDPEAVGFDPNEYAGYTFRSAQNLPGTSTNEGLIFEYDQQLTFLPGILKGLGLRGSFTRLFPDAERVNTPEKSANWGVRYSYGPFDFQLTGNWQSKYRVSALSNTLTTANNGILYHTDRQLWNISASFKLSRNFELNIAGRNIFNSPDIIYSNVRSRVRQYSIYGSMWNIGIKGSF, from the coding sequence ATGGCGACGGCTACCTCGAACAACAATAATGGCCGCCAGAACAGTTTCGAGCAGATGTCGATCACCGGCATCGAATCCATCGAACTCAACAATACGCTGACCGCGCGCCTGGATGCGGATGCGCCCGGCGGCGCCATCAACTTGCGCAGCAAATATGCCTTTCAACTGAAGAAGCGGCAATTGCGTTTCCAGTTGGGCGGCGTCGGCACCTCCGACGCGGGTTTGAGCCAGATCTATCTGCCTGATGACCGCAAACATCCCCGCATCTATCCGTCAGCCAGCTTCAGCTATGGTGACGTCTTCCTGGACGGGCGGCTGGGGATCGCGTTCAGCGGCAGCTACAACGCCAATTATGTCCAGCAGGACCGTATCCAGACCGACTGGTCCTATCTGGCCGACGGCCGGGTCATCCCCTATCAGGTCATGTGGCGGCCCGGTCCCAAGAAGACCAGCCGTACCGCCGCGAACCTGTCCGTTGACTATAAATTTTCCGACGAACTCGCCTTGTCCCTCCGCGGCACCTATTCGATGTACGATGTCGAATATTTCAATCAATATACCTATCTGACCTTCGGCACGACGACCCGGTCCTACGCTACGCCGGATTCGACTTCGACCCATATCGTCGTCAATCCCAACGGCCAGAATACGCGGCTGCGCACGGAATATTCCCATCGCTACGCCGGCACGCCCGCCATGCTGTTCGCGCCCAAGTTGGAATATAAGAATGACGATTGGGAAGCCGTGCTGCGCGGCAGCTATTCTAGTTCGGAATTCAACTTCCGCGACATGAGCAAGGGTTTCTTCCAGCGCACCGATAGCTGGCTGACGGGCATCGGTTTCACGCTGGACCGCCCTTCGGAAGAATCGAACGCCTGGACATTGGCGCAGACCGCTGGCCGATCCTGGAGCGACCCGCGTAATTTCAACCGGGACATCGACATTGGCAACAATATCCGCACCGCCGAATCCGATGCGCGTAACGAGATGTATGGCGGTAATCTGGACCTGAAGCGGAAGCTGACCGTCGGCGCGGTTCCCGTCACGCTGATGACCGGGCTCAGCGCGCGCGTGAACGACTGGAGGACCAATGAAGGCTCCTACAACCAGTTTCAATATGTCGGCCCCAATGGCGATTTGAGCCAGAGAGACCCGGCGGCGGTCATTCCCTGGACCAACAACTACGAGTTCCAGATCATCGGATTCGATGCCGGGAACATGAACGCGCAGAATTGGCGGGCCGACAGCAATTACGGGATGTATGACATCTACAAGGCGCATCCGGAATATTTCGTTGCGGATACGGTTGGCAATCTCAAGCGCGATCTCGACAATGACAAGCGCGTCAAGGAAGATATCTACGCCGCCTATTTCGAAGTTCAGGGTCGCGCCGGCAAGGCGTCGTTCGACCTTGGCCTGCGCTATGAAAAGACAAAGACCGCTGCGCAGATCGCCAACATCCGTCCCACGAGCGAAGTGACCGCGGCGGGATATTCGATCAATACGGTCGAGGGGCTGCTCTACCAATATAATGGCGGCACCTATGGCACGCGGCGCGGGGACTATGACGACTGGTTCCTGAGCGGCGGGGTCAAATATGACTTCACCAAGCGGCTGGTCGGCCAGTTGGCGTTCAGCCAGTCGATCCTGCGGCCCGACTATGGCAATCTGGGCGGGGTGGTGTCGGTCAATGATGACACGATGATCGTCAACGTCCCCAACCCGCTGCTTAAGCCCGAGCATTCGACCAAATATTTCGCCAGCCTGCAATATTATCTGGAACCGTCGGGCATCATCGGTCTGTCCTATTATAAGCTGGATATGAAGGATATGCAGGTAACCGGCATCGAGGTCGATCCGGAGGCGGTCGGCTTCGACCCCAATGAATATGCCGGCTACACCTTCCGCAGCGCGCAGAACCTGCCAGGCACCAGCACCAACGAAGGCCTGATCTTCGAGTATGACCAACAGCTCACTTTCCTGCCGGGTATCCTCAAAGGACTGGGCCTGCGTGGCTCCTTCACCCGGCTTTTCCCCGATGCCGAGCGCGTCAATACACCGGAAAAATCGGCCAATTGGGGCGTGCGCTACAGCTATGGTCCGTTCGACTTCCAACTGACCGGCAACTGGCAGTCCAAATATCGAGTGAGCGCTCTCAGCAATACGCTGACCACCGCGAATAACGGCATCCTCTACCATACCGACCGCCAGCTCTGGAACATCAGCGCTAGCTTCAAGCTTAGCCGCAACTTCGAGCTGAACATCGCCGGGCGCAACATCTTCAATTCGCCAGACATCATCTATTCCAACGTCCGCAGCCGCGTGCGCCAGTACAGCATCTACGGATCGATGTGGAATATCGGCATCAAGGGCAGCTTTTGA
- a CDS encoding sigma-70 family RNA polymerase sigma factor, producing MNGTDRERARWLLRTILPHEPALRRWLVRNPLAGMEPDDIIQESYTILAELERIDTIRYPRAYLFQVARSVITRHVRRARIVPIQVVDNLDRLDQPDDAASPEQCAIDRDELHQLARAIAAMPLKTREAFVLRRVEGLPQRAIAAQMGISENTVETHISRGIRFLIDWFGRGGKTLPQTSRDTEPENIAFDGQARRQSKH from the coding sequence ATGAACGGCACTGACAGAGAACGGGCGCGCTGGCTGCTTCGCACTATCCTGCCGCATGAACCTGCGCTGCGCAGATGGTTGGTGCGTAATCCTCTGGCGGGGATGGAGCCTGACGATATCATCCAGGAATCCTATACGATCCTGGCGGAACTGGAGCGGATCGACACGATCCGCTATCCGCGCGCCTATTTGTTTCAGGTAGCTCGGTCCGTCATCACGCGGCATGTGCGCCGCGCGCGGATCGTGCCGATCCAGGTCGTCGACAATCTTGACCGTCTGGACCAGCCGGACGATGCCGCTTCACCTGAACAATGTGCGATCGACCGGGACGAATTGCATCAACTGGCGCGTGCGATCGCGGCCATGCCGTTGAAAACAAGAGAGGCATTCGTCCTTCGGCGCGTGGAAGGCTTGCCACAGCGCGCGATCGCGGCGCAAATGGGCATATCGGAGAATACAGTCGAAACACATATTTCACGAGGTATCCGATTCCTGATTGACTGGTTCGGTCGTGGCGGAAAGACGCTACCTCAAACCTCTAGAGATACGGAACCGGAGAATATCGCGTTTGATGGGCAAGCGAGAAGACAGTCGAAGCATTGA
- a CDS encoding beta-xylosidase produces the protein MTIFKVIASLSVLIALPHIVQAQATRQVAISIDAGRPVGKLPPVWRFFGADEPNYATMKDGRKLLVELGELKKGEVYFRAHNLLSSGDGTPAFKWGSSNAYTETKDGKPFYDWKVVDGIIDTYLARGVRPYLQIGFMPEAMSSAPAGTAYQHSWRPGFDYKLIEGGWNYPPKDYAKWGELVYQWTLHNIERYGRAEVERWYFEVWNEPNGSSYWKGTPEEFYKLHDYAIAAVRRALPTAKVGGPDVAGAGGAFMDGFLKHVSSGRNYVTGQTGTPTDFLSFHAKGKPLFVDGHVRMGVATHLREVDRGFTKILSIPSLATKPVVIGESDPEGCAACPGPQNAYRNGTMYSSYTAASFARIWELAERRKVNLEGVLSWSFEFEDQPWFAGYRQLSTNGVDLPVLNVFRLFAQLGETRLETTNDAQIPLDTIMTDGVQGAPDIGSIATRTADGRVALLLWHYHDDDVAGPDAQVKISLKGLKSAPTGAKLWRVDGDHANAFSAWKKMGSPQSPNQDQYAQLEAASVMQAEDVVVTGGARGASAVDLGLPRQGVALLVLDGR, from the coding sequence ATGACGATCTTCAAGGTGATCGCTTCGCTGTCGGTGCTGATCGCGCTGCCACATATCGTGCAGGCGCAGGCAACAAGGCAGGTTGCGATCAGCATCGATGCGGGCAGGCCGGTTGGCAAGTTACCGCCGGTCTGGCGCTTCTTCGGCGCGGACGAACCCAATTATGCGACGATGAAGGATGGTCGCAAACTGCTGGTTGAGCTGGGCGAACTCAAGAAGGGCGAAGTCTATTTCCGCGCGCATAATTTGCTCAGCAGCGGCGATGGCACGCCAGCGTTCAAATGGGGCAGCAGCAATGCCTATACCGAGACGAAAGACGGCAAGCCGTTCTATGACTGGAAAGTGGTGGATGGCATCATCGACACCTATCTCGCGCGCGGAGTGCGGCCCTATCTCCAGATCGGTTTCATGCCCGAAGCGATGTCGAGCGCGCCGGCTGGTACTGCCTATCAACATAGTTGGCGGCCGGGTTTCGACTATAAACTGATCGAGGGCGGCTGGAACTATCCGCCGAAAGACTATGCCAAATGGGGTGAACTCGTCTATCAATGGACGCTTCACAATATCGAGCGCTATGGCCGGGCTGAGGTTGAACGCTGGTATTTCGAGGTATGGAACGAACCCAACGGATCATCCTATTGGAAGGGGACCCCGGAGGAATTCTACAAGCTGCACGATTATGCCATCGCCGCCGTCCGCCGTGCGCTCCCCACCGCTAAGGTCGGCGGACCGGATGTTGCCGGAGCGGGTGGTGCCTTCATGGACGGCTTTCTGAAACATGTGTCGTCGGGAAGGAATTATGTGACCGGGCAGACCGGAACACCCACCGATTTCCTGTCCTTTCATGCCAAGGGCAAGCCCCTCTTCGTTGACGGCCATGTCCGGATGGGCGTCGCCACTCATCTGCGCGAAGTGGATCGCGGTTTTACCAAGATACTGTCGATCCCCTCGCTCGCGACCAAGCCGGTCGTGATCGGCGAAAGCGATCCGGAAGGTTGCGCCGCCTGTCCGGGGCCGCAAAATGCTTACCGCAACGGCACCATGTATTCGAGCTATACCGCCGCCAGCTTCGCCCGCATCTGGGAATTGGCGGAAAGGCGAAAGGTCAATCTGGAAGGCGTCCTGTCCTGGTCCTTCGAGTTCGAGGATCAGCCCTGGTTTGCCGGCTATCGTCAATTGTCGACCAATGGCGTCGACTTGCCGGTCCTCAATGTCTTCCGGCTGTTCGCCCAGCTTGGCGAGACCAGGCTGGAAACCACCAACGATGCGCAGATCCCGCTCGACACGATCATGACCGATGGCGTGCAGGGCGCACCCGACATCGGATCGATCGCCACACGCACGGCAGATGGCAGGGTCGCGTTGCTGCTTTGGCACTATCATGATGACGATGTTGCCGGGCCGGATGCGCAGGTGAAGATCAGCCTCAAGGGGTTGAAGAGCGCGCCAACCGGAGCGAAGCTGTGGCGGGTCGATGGCGATCATGCCAATGCCTTTTCCGCCTGGAAGAAGATGGGCTCACCCCAATCGCCCAACCAGGATCAATATGCGCAACTGGAGGCCGCCTCTGTGATGCAGGCGGAGGATGTCGTCGTGACCGGCGGCGCGCGTGGCGCATCCGCCGTCGACCTGGGCCTGCCGCGGCAGGGTGTCGCGCTGCTGGTTCTGGATGGCCGATGA
- a CDS encoding FecR domain-containing protein: protein MGKREDSRSIDEAASDWTARLDRGPLTPEEDASFQHWLSLDPRNKGAMLRAQALSLMSESAQALGPSFDPTPFEAPRRRAAILSRRQALGWGGGAIAAVAGMAAISVGMPAAGAIIRTGRGEMRLVPLEDGSTALLNTDTSIRVRYDDAERRISLLRGEVYFSVTRDDRRPFVVEAGTCRLRTAQAGFRVRKLDRDPIDILVHQGQIEVPDTTPFSKRSALVLSANMHMVMADMATGLAAERPEPIAPDRIARDLAWREGKLAFEGETLQQAAAAFARYSDMRIIIKDPALAQEPVAGLFTANDPVGFSRAVSRIFDARVEQHGGELLLTRAVSPAKNFQGR from the coding sequence ATGGGCAAGCGAGAAGACAGTCGAAGCATTGACGAGGCGGCGTCCGATTGGACGGCGAGGCTGGACCGTGGCCCACTGACTCCGGAAGAAGATGCGTCGTTCCAGCACTGGCTGTCCCTCGATCCTCGCAACAAGGGCGCGATGCTGCGTGCTCAGGCCCTGTCGCTCATGAGTGAATCCGCCCAGGCGCTGGGACCGTCCTTCGATCCCACACCGTTCGAGGCGCCGCGTCGACGCGCGGCTATTCTCTCGCGTCGGCAGGCGCTGGGCTGGGGCGGCGGCGCGATCGCGGCCGTCGCTGGCATGGCGGCAATATCGGTGGGTATGCCCGCCGCCGGCGCGATCATCCGCACCGGTCGGGGTGAGATGCGTCTGGTGCCGCTGGAGGACGGGTCCACCGCCCTGCTTAATACCGACACCAGCATCCGTGTGCGCTATGACGATGCAGAGCGTCGGATATCGCTGCTGCGCGGTGAGGTCTATTTCTCGGTCACGCGCGACGACCGTCGCCCCTTTGTCGTCGAGGCAGGGACATGCCGATTGCGCACCGCCCAGGCCGGATTTCGCGTGCGCAAGCTGGACCGCGATCCGATCGACATATTGGTGCATCAGGGGCAGATCGAGGTGCCGGACACCACGCCCTTCAGCAAACGGTCCGCGCTGGTGTTGTCGGCCAACATGCATATGGTCATGGCCGACATGGCGACTGGCCTTGCCGCCGAACGGCCTGAGCCAATCGCGCCGGACCGGATCGCGCGCGACCTGGCCTGGCGCGAAGGCAAGCTGGCGTTCGAGGGTGAGACATTGCAACAGGCCGCCGCTGCCTTCGCGCGATATAGCGACATGCGCATCATCATCAAAGACCCCGCTCTGGCGCAGGAGCCGGTGGCGGGCCTGTTCACCGCCAATGATCCGGTGGGTTTCAGTCGGGCCGTGTCGCGCATTTTCGACGCACGTGTCGAACAGCATGGCGGGGAGCTTCTGCTGACCCGCGCTGTGTCGCCCGCGAAAAATTTTCAAGGGCGGTAG
- a CDS encoding alkaline phosphatase D family protein: MALHIDRRSLILGGGLGIGALLLPAGRALAINLLGARGFTHNVASGEPGADSMLLWTRYVSAVGEESVRLDAEVAIDPDFAKVVSGGSVRTGAYRDWTVKITVDGLTPGTVYWYRFVAPDGGKSPVGRTKTLPVGDVSRFGLGVFSCSNLPYGWFNAYGHAAARHDLDLWLHVGDYIYEYGTASVRPEQAVAGRLPFLPDHEILAIADYRLRYATYRADPDLQRLHQIAPMVALWDDHESANDSWEGGAANHQSDKEGDWNIRRAAAMQVYREWMPVSDEPWKAYAIGTLATLYRTESRLLARTRPADINAAVNAPDVDAALKNFREGVWQDSSATMLGTTQESWLAHAFKANARTTAWQMVGMGTIIGRTVMPANVVDWLRPDANPRLVQRYRNSVRMADSGLPMWMDRWDGYPAARSRLLKAAQVADADLVMLAGDSHNAWAYALVEDGKPAGVEFAGQAVTSGGIEGDLSGDPRRIAQGFMAANPELKWADTSQRGYMMIDIRHQRVTGEWLFLDTIKTRSLALAGTHRMAVDHGRRVFAG; encoded by the coding sequence ATGGCTCTACATATTGACCGACGCAGCCTCATTCTGGGCGGCGGCCTTGGCATCGGTGCGCTGTTGCTCCCTGCCGGACGCGCGTTGGCCATCAACCTTCTGGGTGCGAGGGGTTTCACCCACAATGTTGCAAGCGGTGAGCCGGGAGCGGACTCGATGCTGCTCTGGACCCGCTATGTTTCGGCGGTGGGTGAGGAAAGCGTCCGGCTGGACGCGGAAGTGGCGATCGATCCTGATTTCGCGAAGGTCGTGTCGGGCGGTAGCGTGCGGACCGGCGCCTATCGCGACTGGACGGTCAAGATCACCGTCGACGGGCTGACGCCCGGCACCGTCTACTGGTATCGTTTCGTCGCACCGGACGGCGGCAAGTCGCCGGTCGGCCGCACCAAGACGCTGCCAGTGGGTGATGTGTCGCGCTTTGGCCTGGGCGTCTTTTCCTGCTCCAACCTGCCCTATGGCTGGTTCAACGCCTATGGCCATGCCGCCGCGCGCCACGACCTCGACCTGTGGTTGCATGTGGGTGACTATATCTACGAATATGGCACGGCCTCGGTCCGTCCCGAGCAGGCAGTGGCGGGTCGGTTGCCGTTTCTGCCCGATCATGAAATTCTTGCGATTGCCGACTATCGTCTGCGCTACGCGACCTATCGCGCCGATCCGGACTTGCAGCGCCTGCACCAGATCGCGCCGATGGTGGCGTTGTGGGACGATCATGAATCGGCCAACGACAGTTGGGAAGGGGGTGCGGCCAACCACCAGAGCGACAAGGAAGGCGACTGGAACATTCGCCGTGCCGCCGCGATGCAGGTCTATCGCGAATGGATGCCGGTGTCCGACGAGCCGTGGAAGGCCTATGCGATCGGCACGTTGGCGACACTTTATCGCACCGAATCGCGGCTGTTGGCGCGCACCCGTCCAGCGGACATCAACGCGGCCGTCAACGCGCCTGATGTCGATGCAGCCCTGAAAAATTTCCGGGAGGGCGTCTGGCAGGATTCGTCCGCCACCATGCTGGGCACGACGCAGGAAAGCTGGCTGGCCCATGCGTTCAAGGCCAATGCCCGTACCACCGCCTGGCAAATGGTCGGCATGGGCACGATTATCGGCCGCACTGTGATGCCCGCCAATGTCGTCGACTGGCTGCGTCCCGATGCCAATCCCAGGCTGGTTCAGCGCTACCGCAACAGCGTGCGCATGGCAGACAGCGGCCTGCCGATGTGGATGGACCGGTGGGACGGTTATCCGGCCGCCCGTTCGCGCTTGCTCAAAGCGGCGCAGGTGGCGGACGCTGACCTGGTCATGCTCGCGGGCGACAGCCATAATGCCTGGGCTTATGCCCTGGTCGAGGACGGTAAACCCGCAGGCGTCGAATTTGCCGGGCAGGCCGTGACGTCGGGCGGGATCGAAGGCGACCTGTCCGGAGACCCCAGGCGGATCGCGCAGGGCTTCATGGCTGCCAATCCCGAACTCAAATGGGCTGATACCAGCCAGCGCGGCTATATGATGATCGATATCCGCCATCAGCGCGTGACGGGCGAATGGCTATTCCTGGACACGATCAAGACACGCAGCCTGGCGCTGGCCGGCACGCACCGCATGGCCGTCGATCACGGTCGACGCGTGTTTGCCGGCTGA
- a CDS encoding MarR family transcriptional regulator has protein sequence MASDRPHPVDLFDSTTPQYRAYFPEGSRDDVEFRLTRILSLSARRWGTYVESRMMAATGQSRSRWQTLFVLNVATPPVTTSLLSARLAIQWPPLVRTLNSLEADGLIRRTENPNDKRSRYIEITPAGMAVVEQVQPALSEIRSSVFADLSEEDMRLGIRLLEQIVVRIAETQDSNDSGDG, from the coding sequence ATGGCCTCTGACAGACCGCATCCGGTAGATCTTTTCGACAGCACGACGCCGCAATATCGCGCTTATTTTCCCGAGGGTTCGCGCGACGATGTTGAATTCCGACTCACCCGCATCCTGTCCCTGTCGGCGCGGCGATGGGGCACCTATGTCGAAAGCCGCATGATGGCCGCCACGGGACAATCCCGATCCAGGTGGCAGACCTTGTTCGTCCTCAATGTCGCGACGCCGCCCGTCACGACATCCCTGCTGTCCGCGCGCCTGGCGATCCAATGGCCGCCGCTTGTCAGGACATTGAACTCGCTGGAAGCCGACGGCCTGATTCGGCGAACGGAGAATCCGAACGACAAGCGTTCCCGCTATATCGAGATCACCCCCGCCGGAATGGCTGTGGTGGAGCAGGTTCAGCCGGCGCTCTCGGAAATCAGGTCGTCGGTATTTGCCGACCTGAGCGAAGAAGACATGCGCCTTGGCATCCGCCTGCTGGAGCAGATCGTCGTCAGGATCGCTGAAACACAGGACTCCAACGATAGTGGCGACGGTTAA
- a CDS encoding carboxypeptidase regulatory-like domain-containing protein — MYSRYSLLTCGASVVALAIVTPAQAQERIFDIPAQPAVRAIPELARQAQVQIVAPARDLEGISTPAIKGRMDIRTALRRLIAGTPLRIDADDGNIITLRSSRPAAQGPAIGIGTVRGRVFNTATGEYLRNAEIRVEGTSILVFSDDDGEFRLTGVPAGTATVIVKYTGLASERLTAAVASGQVATLDVALQARTSSGSAVDAASAITVTARREGQAAAIMERRAATNAKTVVAADNYGLLTMGDVGEFMKQMPGISLDYTEVDATAVRIGGLDPKIFDLHYRRRAHGDGYLEQQ, encoded by the coding sequence ATGTATTCTCGTTATTCTCTCCTCACTTGTGGGGCGTCTGTTGTCGCGCTGGCCATCGTCACGCCGGCGCAGGCGCAAGAGCGCATCTTCGACATTCCAGCGCAGCCCGCCGTGCGCGCCATCCCCGAACTGGCGCGTCAGGCGCAGGTGCAGATCGTTGCCCCGGCGCGTGATCTGGAAGGCATTTCGACACCCGCCATCAAGGGGCGCATGGACATCCGCACCGCGCTGCGCCGCCTGATCGCCGGGACGCCGCTGCGTATCGATGCCGACGACGGCAACATCATCACGCTGCGGTCGTCGCGCCCCGCCGCCCAGGGGCCGGCAATCGGCATCGGCACCGTGCGCGGTCGCGTCTTCAATACCGCTACCGGCGAATATCTGCGCAACGCTGAAATCCGCGTGGAAGGCACGTCGATCCTGGTCTTTTCGGACGATGACGGCGAATTTCGGCTAACCGGCGTTCCGGCTGGGACTGCAACGGTTATCGTTAAATATACCGGCCTGGCGTCGGAACGGTTGACCGCCGCTGTCGCATCGGGGCAGGTTGCAACCCTGGACGTCGCGCTGCAGGCGCGGACCTCCAGCGGCTCCGCCGTCGATGCCGCCTCCGCCATTACCGTCACTGCCCGGCGCGAGGGGCAGGCCGCCGCTATCATGGAGCGCCGCGCCGCCACCAATGCGAAGACCGTGGTCGCCGCCGACAATTATGGCCTGCTCACCATGGGCGATGTCGGTGAATTCATGAAACAGATGCCCGGCATCTCGCTGGATTATACCGAAGTCGATGCGACGGCGGTGCGAATCGGTGGCCTCGACCCCAAAATATTCGACCTTCACTACCGACGGCGCGCGCATGGCGACGGCTACCTCGAACAACAATAA